Below is a window of Gemmatimonadaceae bacterium DNA.
GGAGGAACTGCGTGGTCGCGGCCTCGGGCGCGACCTGCTCCTCGCCGGCGAAGCCGCGGCGATCGACCGTGGGTGTCGCGGCTCGTGGCTCGGGACGTTCGACTTTCAGGCGCGCGGATTTTACGAGCGACTCGGCTACACGGTCTTCGCTGAGCTGACGGGTTTTCCGCCTGGACACACTCACTACCACCTGCGGAAAGATTTCACCAACGCCAGACCTACTCGTATCGCAGCGCCTGCATCGGAGAGACCCGCGACGCCCTGAGCGCCGGTACGTAGCCCGCCGCCAACGCCACGAGCGAGAGGAACGCCACCGACAGCGTCATCACCACCGGATCCGCGCCGCTCATCTTGTACAACATCGACTGCGCTCCTTTGCCCAACGCTAACGCGCCGGCAACGCCGATCACGCCGCCGATCGCGGTCATCCGGAGGACTTGCCAGAGCACGAGCAAACGCACCGCGCTCGCATCGGCGCCCAACGCCATGCGCACTCCGATCTCGCGTGTGCGCTGCGCGATCGAGTAGGCCAATACACCATAGAGGCCGATCGACGCGAGCAGCGTCGCCAGGAGCGCGAACGAGCCCGCGAGCGTCGTGATCATCCGATCCTCGAACGTGTTGATCCGGACCTCTTCCGGCATCGGCCGCAAGTTCTCAACCGGTAGCATCGGATCTAACCGCTGCACCACCGACGACATCGAGCGCAGCATCGTCGATGGATTCGACGCGGTGCGCACATAGAAGTACATCGACCTCACGTTAGGCATCTGCCGGTGCGGCGTGAAATATACCGGCGGGATCTCTCTTTTGACGCTCGCGTACTTCATGTCCCGCACGAGGCCAACGATCTCGATGTCGAGCGGCATCGTGTCCGACGACGTGGCGGCCATGCGCTTTCCCACTGGGTTCGCGCCGAGCCCGAAATGGCGCGCGAACGTCTCATTCACGATCGCGACCTTTGGCGCTCTCGCATCATCAGCATTCGTAAACTCCCGCCCTGCGAGGAGCGGCACGCCGATCGCCCGGAAATGTCCGGGACCAACCGCGTTGAAGCTGGCGCTCGTATGTTGGTCGTTTCCGTCGGGCCGGAAGCCTTGCACCTTCACCGAGCTCTCCCAATCGCTCCCCGCGATGAGGGGGACCATCGTCGACGTCACCGCCGAGGCACCGGGCAGCGAGGCAAGCTCCTCTTCGATCCGCGCGTACAGCACGCGCGCACGCACCGAATCGTAGCCGCTCTGCCCTGGCGTCACCGAGAAGGTGACGAGATTCTCGACGCGGACGCCGAGGTCCGCGCGCTTCACCTTCCAGAGGCTCTTGAGGAAGAGTCCCGCGCTCATGAGCAGCGCCATCGCAAGCGCGATCTGCGCGGTCGCGAGCGTCGTGCGAAATCGGCGAGCCGTACGGCCGCCGGCCAGCTTGC
It encodes the following:
- a CDS encoding GNAT family N-acetyltransferase, whose translation is MEYEITKDADLDAVFAAVREGIRGADPTDVGPRDWQPLNLALRARDGTLVGGLYGATMWKWLLIDGLWVAEELRGRGLGRDLLLAGEAAAIDRGCRGSWLGTFDFQARGFYERLGYTVFAELTGFPPGHTHYHLRKDFTNARPTRIAAPASERPATP